The Elgaria multicarinata webbii isolate HBS135686 ecotype San Diego chromosome 4, rElgMul1.1.pri, whole genome shotgun sequence genome contains a region encoding:
- the ERMARD gene encoding endoplasmic reticulum membrane-associated RNA degradation protein isoform X1, with the protein MEVLLVDPVSTCLSPTVHYMVCEAGFEIKSNCAISSIVSGNGDLYWGTITEHVQYGEPDQTLDYVGSVRSLGPLCESVHLHLQSLTMEQFEDQCLMWFQWTNCSEIFLELFDTVKSPHATAIALGLMKLTSCLERALGDVFLLLGKDCPFLLRDLLASQELATIFGQSVMDVLRVFIGSPRGLNLRNILWHGFASPQEIPIKYFSMLLYLTAGLGQLLKDYLLQTQSTFIHRPFVSFTNLKELHIFPDLNHEMLSLAEELAVKSNIVLRTMLPFWITALTSFRQSRYADCSILLLPQLESGLRLLFTKVNNCPSRLMTAESSSLYTTFDEMLAKQLRNEEINQLPLVLGESAIEFLWDFLNHQEGPRVRDHLSHGECNLNDFPREIAHSVLAFSITLLCRFSKDDLAAIKEHALLEPLMSCANCYCSQFHPVAQLKKQVLKCIKSINSWSDLPVVPEEQVQEVTESAKDTGDIPCIFLTADIFSQLQPYLSQNIKHLGDPVNNLLTEKLLTELCSKHIRILFCPRSVLEIVAVLRQISSQCHHVSCQVISACETRYKHWVDKSLRSRQRHNYLRMRRSIKFLSPVLQLILILITLELINIHTVCEKNASEYQQYLKFLKVILQYTENLVSYTSLEKNKWDETMELTHKGLLKIRTFLGKQLTLVQSAE; encoded by the exons ATGGAG GTGTTGCTAGTTGATCCAGTCTCTACTTGCCTTTCCCCTACAGTGCACTATATGGTTTGTGAAGCTGGATTTGAGATAAAATCAAACTGTGCTATTAGTAGCATTGTATCTGGCAATGGTGACCTATATTGGGGAACAATCACAGAACATGTACAGTATGGAGAACCAg atcAAACTTTGGATTATGTAGGAAGTGTGAGATCTTTAGGTCCTTTATGTGAATCTGTTCATTTGCATTTACAATCCCTTACCATGGAACAATTTGAAGACCAGTGTTTGATGTGGTTCCAATGGACAAACTGCTCAGAG ATATTTCTTGAACTGTTTGATACTGTAAAGAGTCCACATGCTACAGCAATTGCACTCGGCTTAATGAAGCTTACGTCATGTTTGGAACGAGCCTTGGGTGAT GTATTCTTATTACTTGGCAAAGATTGTCCTTTTCTCCTAAGAGACTTGCTTGCATCTCAGGAACTTGCTACAATCTTTGGGCAATCAGTG atggATGTTCTCAGAGTGTTCATTGGATCTCCAAGGGGTCTAAATCTTCGTAATATTTTGTGGCATGGATTTGCATCTCCTCAAGAAATTCCTATAAA GTATTTCTCTATGCTGCTTTATTTAACAGCAGGATTGGGGCAACTGCTAAAGGATTACCTTCTGCAAACACAGTCCACTTTTATTCATCGACCTTTTGTATCTTTCACTAACCTGAAAGAGCTACATATTTTTCCAG ATCTTAATCATGAAATGTTGTCGTTGGCTGAAGAATTAGCAGTCAAATCAAACATTGTATTAAGAACCATGTTGCCATTTTGGATTACTGCACTAACATCATTCAGACAATCCAG GTATGCAGACTGCAGTATACTGTTACTTCCTCAGCTGGAAAGTGGACTTCGATTGCTTTTCACAAAAGTTAATAACTGTCCGAGCAGACTAATGACagctgag TCGTCTTCTCTATACACCACTTTTGATGAG ATGCTAGCAAAACAACTGAGAAATGAAGAAATCAATCAGCTTCCTTTAGTTCTTGGTGAATCAGCAATA GAATTTCTTTGGGATTTCTTGAACCACCAAGAAGGACCACGCGTTAGAGATCATCTGAGCCACGGAGAGTGCAACTTAAATGATTTCCCAAGAGAAATAGCACATTCAGTTCTTGCATTTTCCATTAcgcttttgtgcagattttccaAGGATGATCTTGCTGCCATCAAG GAACACGCATTGCTAGAACCACTGATGAGCTGTGCAAATTGCTATTGTTCCCAGTTTCATCCGGTAGCCCAACTTAAGAAACAG GTACTGAAGTGTATAAAAAGCATCAATTCATGGTCTGATCTTCCTGTAGTGCCCGAAGAGCAAGTTCAAGAAGTTACAGA GTCTGCAAAAGATACTGGCGATATTCCTTGTATTTTTTTGACTGCTGATATTTTTTCTCAACTACAACCCTACTTGTCTCAGAATATCAAACATTTAGGTGATCCTGTGAACAACCTACTGACAGAGAA GTTACTGACCGAACTGTGTAGCAAGCACATTCGCATCCTTTTCTGCCCACGATCTGTCCTGGAAATTGTTGCAGTACTTCGTCAGATAAGCTCCCAGTGCCATCATGTATCATGTCAAGTCATTTCTGCTTGTGAAACTAGATATAAGCATTGGGTAGACAAGTCACTACGATCACGCCAGCGGCATAACTATCTGCGCATGAGAAGGAG TATTAAATTTCTTTCTCCAGTCTTGCAACTAATTTTAATCTTGATTACTCTGGAGTTAATCAATATTCACACTGTCTGTGAAAAGAATGCCTCTGAATATCAACAGTACCTCAA GTTTCTAAAGGTGATCTTGCAATATACTGAGAACTTGGTGAGCTACACAAGCCTGGAAAAGAATAAATGGGATGAAACCATGGAACTCACACATAAAGGCTTGCTAAAAATCAGAACGTTCTTAGGGAAGCAGCTAACACTTGTGCAGTCAGCGGAGTAA
- the ERMARD gene encoding endoplasmic reticulum membrane-associated RNA degradation protein isoform X2, producing MEIFLELFDTVKSPHATAIALGLMKLTSCLERALGDVFLLLGKDCPFLLRDLLASQELATIFGQSVMDVLRVFIGSPRGLNLRNILWHGFASPQEIPIKYFSMLLYLTAGLGQLLKDYLLQTQSTFIHRPFVSFTNLKELHIFPDLNHEMLSLAEELAVKSNIVLRTMLPFWITALTSFRQSRYADCSILLLPQLESGLRLLFTKVNNCPSRLMTAESSSLYTTFDEMLAKQLRNEEINQLPLVLGESAIEFLWDFLNHQEGPRVRDHLSHGECNLNDFPREIAHSVLAFSITLLCRFSKDDLAAIKEHALLEPLMSCANCYCSQFHPVAQLKKQVLKCIKSINSWSDLPVVPEEQVQEVTESAKDTGDIPCIFLTADIFSQLQPYLSQNIKHLGDPVNNLLTEKLLTELCSKHIRILFCPRSVLEIVAVLRQISSQCHHVSCQVISACETRYKHWVDKSLRSRQRHNYLRMRRSIKFLSPVLQLILILITLELINIHTVCEKNASEYQQYLKFLKVILQYTENLVSYTSLEKNKWDETMELTHKGLLKIRTFLGKQLTLVQSAE from the exons ATGGAG ATATTTCTTGAACTGTTTGATACTGTAAAGAGTCCACATGCTACAGCAATTGCACTCGGCTTAATGAAGCTTACGTCATGTTTGGAACGAGCCTTGGGTGAT GTATTCTTATTACTTGGCAAAGATTGTCCTTTTCTCCTAAGAGACTTGCTTGCATCTCAGGAACTTGCTACAATCTTTGGGCAATCAGTG atggATGTTCTCAGAGTGTTCATTGGATCTCCAAGGGGTCTAAATCTTCGTAATATTTTGTGGCATGGATTTGCATCTCCTCAAGAAATTCCTATAAA GTATTTCTCTATGCTGCTTTATTTAACAGCAGGATTGGGGCAACTGCTAAAGGATTACCTTCTGCAAACACAGTCCACTTTTATTCATCGACCTTTTGTATCTTTCACTAACCTGAAAGAGCTACATATTTTTCCAG ATCTTAATCATGAAATGTTGTCGTTGGCTGAAGAATTAGCAGTCAAATCAAACATTGTATTAAGAACCATGTTGCCATTTTGGATTACTGCACTAACATCATTCAGACAATCCAG GTATGCAGACTGCAGTATACTGTTACTTCCTCAGCTGGAAAGTGGACTTCGATTGCTTTTCACAAAAGTTAATAACTGTCCGAGCAGACTAATGACagctgag TCGTCTTCTCTATACACCACTTTTGATGAG ATGCTAGCAAAACAACTGAGAAATGAAGAAATCAATCAGCTTCCTTTAGTTCTTGGTGAATCAGCAATA GAATTTCTTTGGGATTTCTTGAACCACCAAGAAGGACCACGCGTTAGAGATCATCTGAGCCACGGAGAGTGCAACTTAAATGATTTCCCAAGAGAAATAGCACATTCAGTTCTTGCATTTTCCATTAcgcttttgtgcagattttccaAGGATGATCTTGCTGCCATCAAG GAACACGCATTGCTAGAACCACTGATGAGCTGTGCAAATTGCTATTGTTCCCAGTTTCATCCGGTAGCCCAACTTAAGAAACAG GTACTGAAGTGTATAAAAAGCATCAATTCATGGTCTGATCTTCCTGTAGTGCCCGAAGAGCAAGTTCAAGAAGTTACAGA GTCTGCAAAAGATACTGGCGATATTCCTTGTATTTTTTTGACTGCTGATATTTTTTCTCAACTACAACCCTACTTGTCTCAGAATATCAAACATTTAGGTGATCCTGTGAACAACCTACTGACAGAGAA GTTACTGACCGAACTGTGTAGCAAGCACATTCGCATCCTTTTCTGCCCACGATCTGTCCTGGAAATTGTTGCAGTACTTCGTCAGATAAGCTCCCAGTGCCATCATGTATCATGTCAAGTCATTTCTGCTTGTGAAACTAGATATAAGCATTGGGTAGACAAGTCACTACGATCACGCCAGCGGCATAACTATCTGCGCATGAGAAGGAG TATTAAATTTCTTTCTCCAGTCTTGCAACTAATTTTAATCTTGATTACTCTGGAGTTAATCAATATTCACACTGTCTGTGAAAAGAATGCCTCTGAATATCAACAGTACCTCAA GTTTCTAAAGGTGATCTTGCAATATACTGAGAACTTGGTGAGCTACACAAGCCTGGAAAAGAATAAATGGGATGAAACCATGGAACTCACACATAAAGGCTTGCTAAAAATCAGAACGTTCTTAGGGAAGCAGCTAACACTTGTGCAGTCAGCGGAGTAA